AATTTGACTTTCTAGTTTCTTGCCTTTCTAAAACCTTTCATAATAAAAGTTAAGTTTAGCCACATAACTCCTTATACCCTGAtttattctgtttcattttcaGAAAGCACACAGGACTAAGGTAGAGAGGGCAACTCAGAATCTCAGCCAGTGCTCCAAATTCTGCCAGAAGTATAAGCTACATTTTACTATAAGAACATGTGGTTATATTACAACCTCAGTATACCTGAACTAccataattgtttaaaaattctCATTTTGGTTGAGTTTAAAATGGCAATCATTTCCTTTCCCATGCATGGGTTGACAATGTGACAACCAGGGCAGATCTTTATTTTGAAAGTTTGGTGTAAATTGGGTATGACTCAGTTACAAAAGGATGaccaggcagaaagaaataattttattcctTTAAGAGCAAGCAAAATTACAGACAACATGTTGGCTTGCTTTTCTCAATGGCAATTTCCCCCTTCTTAACATGTTTTCTAGCTTTCCATGAAAAACTAGTACCATGAATAACCTGTGAGGACCCACACAAGGAAACAGGATAAAGACTGTTCATTTGTTCTTTATAAGGGCATTATTTAAGCAGTGAAATGTACTTATTctgaaagtatattttaaaagatgttaaATGCTGAAACCAATAAAGATATTTGTATCTGTATAAGACGTTAAAGGTATCATAAATTAGCTTGAAATACTCTTCTCTTGTTTTGTTCCACTTATGATAAGTCTGTCCTTCGGAGTTTCTCAAGTTCAATCCACTGTCCTCTGGCGCTTTCATCTCACTCccattcattttgctttttatgcTACATATTACTCAATTCAGATTGAGTCTGATGAACCCAAGCTACATTGTACTTACTTCTACAAAATGTAAGGGCTGCAGTTTGGAATACCTCCCTAAGAAAGGCAATATCCAAATTGGAGGTGTACCCAGTTCTCTTAGAGACCAGAAAAGAGAAACAGTTACCTTCTGCTGCATTTTCAGGATTATAGGAATAAAACAGGCTTCACAAAAGCCCTGCCCAAAGCTGtattaattttttcattaacTGTACCAGTATTCAGATACATTGTCtatccctttcttcctttaaaaataaaaactttttccaAGAGATAAATTTTTGGGTCATTGATATCCTAGCTTTTCAAGTTACACTCCAAAGCGAGGTGAGGGAATAAGAGATCCCCTAGGTGGTTCAGGGTTACAGCCAAGGTGAAAATAGAACAACAAAACTCACTTTGTTGGCTCTTGATATGGGGATTCTCATTACTGGAAGGGAGAGAAAACTCAAGGCCACGTTCCTCATGTAACACTGCAAGAAAACTAGAACAGCTAAGGGCCTCTTTTCCCCTCTAGTGACCATACTTATTTTTAGgaggagaaaataataaaatggctAAATAGGGGGAAAGCAATTCAAATGCCATAATAATGATTAAAAAGGTAAAGAGTAGCCAAGAACAATTCGCAAAGCAGGATACTGTGGTGTGGACTGTGGACTGTGGGGAGTTCAGAGGGATACCTCTGCAATGCCCACAGAGCTACTGCTAACTGGAACTGAATCTTAACAAACCCAGTGAGGCATGAAATCTATGTTTTGTTTAGTGCATCCAAGAAGCCATACAACTTGATtgggattatttttatattaggaTGAAAGTATTTTTGATTACTGTATTTGAGGAAGAATGtcttatattttagttttgtttttaaaatgggaTTAAGAAACTACTCTGGTTAAACCAACTAAATCTGGAGAGACTgtgataaaagaaaaatgacaatggGGAAGTCAACAACGCAATTGAGAATCAAATTTTAAACTCTTGCAATTTCTGTTACAAAGATGAGCATAATTGGCCCTCCATTTCCACGGGTTTAACCAATGGCAGATCAAAAATGTTCAGAATAAAAGGCTTGTACTGAACATATGCCAAATTTTTATCATTATTCCTTAAACAATACAGTATAACAACTATTTGAGTAACATTTACATTGTATAAGGAATTATACTGTGCAGAGGCTAGGAATAGATTGTAAGTAATAACTAATTGCATGAGACTGAAGTTAtcagcaaggtttttttttttttttttttagttctcaaGGGGTCTTGGGTCTAAAACCCCACAGAGCCTGAATGGCCCATGTCAGACATGCTATGATTTAGATCCTAACCCTAAATCTCAGTCATGAACTATGAGTCTTTGGACATATTGTTTATAAATTAGCCCCCATTTAATTACTTGTAGACAAGATTATAAACACTTCTTTGATGGCTTTGGTAAAAAGTAAATGGAATTTTTTAGAATATGAAATTATAATCTCATCATTATGTCTATAGATTTTTATCCCCTTAATAATGTATATTCATAAAACTCAAAATACTATAATAATTCAAATGActaattctcactctctttcagatCCCTCTTATTAAAATCATTACCAAAGAAGTCTACAATGTTGACCTTAGCCAAAATTGTGTTGATTTCGATTCTGTTCCTTTCTTTACCATTTTCAAGTCATGAGAAAGAAAATCTAGGAAGAAACACCACACAAAGCATGGCAAAAGAATGGAAACTAGTAGAAAATATGTCTATTccactggaaagaaaagaaaatgtacattCAGACAATGAAAATAGAAATGACTCCAATTCCAAGGGAACTGATTCCCCTCTTTTTGATGTATCTTCACTCTATGAAATAATAAATTCCACCAATAATTTGCCAATGGACAACTCCTCTGAGGTTCCAAGACTCACATCTACATTTTCCACGATCCCTTCCTTGGCACATGGCTTTGTTTCAAAATTGCCTTTGAACTCATCTCTAAGAGATGAAAACCTTTTGCCAGCCTCAAAACCTCCCAATTCTGTACATACAATATCATCAGAAAACTTCACTTGGTCTTTGGACAATGGCACCATGAATGATCCTGACAACAGTTCCCCTGCAATTAGTCTCTTCACCCCAGCACTGAATGCCACAGCTGAGACCCCTTTCACAATGGAACCAACTAGATGGATTACAACAAGCAGTGATAATTTTGCTGATTTTACCCCCTATCAAGAAAAAACAACTTTACAGCCCACCACAAAATTCACCAATAATTCAAAACTATTTCCAAATACTTCAGATCCCCCAAAAGGTAAACATGAATAGACTTGAATTATCTGATATATGAAGTTGAATTTGTAAACAAGTCATATGTATTACAGAGTATGTCTAAAAAGTAGAATAGAGTGCCATAGTACATGTGGCAATTATTTTGGGGAGAAAGCATGATAAATAGTGAAGTTGTTTTAGGGTTTTGTTTAGCATATGCTCATCATTGCTTATGGGAGGAGGATATGGGAAGTAGGGTAGATTAAGTGAACATGGTATCTGAGTCATCAGGTAACAATGCCTGGATTTTTACATGCTTATAGGAATACTATACAAATGAGctttaaaattatgtgtgtgtgtgtttttaaaaattgaacaaaataagTTTATAAGTTACCTGCCACCATATTAGTATTACACAACAATAGTTGAATAGTAAAGCACTGATACTAAAAATATTATTCAGACAAGTTCAACATAAGAAATCCTTTTTATGTTTCAGTTTAAACTCTGATAAAAACCAGATAAATAGAATGTGTTAGCTCACATAGCAATTcattatggaaatattttttgtttatttgaaggattatgtcaaaatttaaaacataatggGGATGATGTATAAGAGGGTATCATTCATTTATTATGTTGTACTGTTTTCAGGTCCAGCCATGCACCTGTATGATTaaaatgtcattatttatttttctaaattaatacTTCCTTTCCCTATGAACTCATTGCCTTTCAATATACTTTGTTATAGATTATGTTAATTATGTAAAAACCCAATACATGTTtacaaatttgtttatttgtcatAGAAACATTTCAACTTCTAGTTTCATTATAATACCACAACCAATAtataatacatgcatatatatacctTCATTTTATAACTCACCCCTGTCCTCCAAACCTATTTGTTATTCAATTAGGAAGCATTTAAACTATCTTTTGCCTAGCCAAAACAATATACATGCTGAAAATATTTAGTACTTACCCCCACCATTGCTCTTTTACCTAAAGAAAATTTAGTTAACTTTTgttttattcgtttatttattaaagagagagagaatgaaagagaatgggcacaccagggtctccagctgctgcaaacaaactccatatgcatgtgtaactttgtgcatctggctttaagtgagcactggggaattgaacccactgggttttgcaagcaagaattttaatagataagccatctctccagcccctcttctcttTATATTAGCAACAATTTGACCATATTccaaatgatttaattttttagaagtagaattttatataGAATCGGAGGTCTGAAATGAACACTTGACTACCTAATtaatgaactcaaaaaattaaaagtcaaacaaaacaaattggGTATTTAGAGCTCAGGGGGCATTGAATATTTTACAGATAGCTTCATCTTCAACTAAGATGTTCTAGTAAAGAGCATAATATAGTAAAATTTTGAAGGCCCTTAACCATAAATCTGATGTCAAGGTATTGCAAGCATCTTGACTATATCTCTTTGTAGTATTTGGAAATATTCCATAGCAGGATATATAGCTTTCCCTTATGGTACCTTTTTATTATGGATTTATAGATTTATTAGCCATTACTCTCATTCTTATTAGCTCTTGTGAATTGTTATTCAAACAAAGTCAAAGCTCATTTCATCATTAACTTTCCACAGAGATTCAGGGTTTATGACAAGCTTAATAAACACAGCATTAAATACTGAAATGGCATTTTAACCTAGAGTACACATGGTGTTTTATACTATTGATGTGAACAAGTACCAAGTAATTACAAAGCTTAAGACTTAGCAGTATGTAAATGGCAGTAAAAAATTAGAAGTGATATTTTtatcttgaaatatatttttgccAGTATCTTACAAATATGGAGTACCTTACAAAATGCATACACATTCTCTGTCACACACAAACATAGATGGTCACAATTTTCTCACTTAAAGAAAATCTAATCTTGCATTTATAAAGTCTACATAaatctgcttttgttgttgtttttggaatctgtttttttttttttgtgatggtGGTTTTTGGACTATCTCTGTTTCTGAACTGTAACTTTCTTCATTGTCTTCTAGAGAGCAGAAGTACTGGAATAGTATTTGGGGCCATTTTGGGGGCAATTCTGGGGGCCTCACTGCTTAGTCTTGTTGGGTACTTATTGTGTGGAAAAAGGAAAACCGACTCATTTTCCCACCGTCGACTTTATGATGACAGAAATGAACCAGGTAAAAACCACATCACAACATCATCTGGACATAGTGTTTTTAGTGAAGTGAGAATGCACTACCTAGAAAGGATTCAGGGAATCAAAGAGCAAAAACTGACAAAATACTTACTCTGTCCCACCTctgtttctcaaagaaaaaagaaaaaaaaaaaattacaagtacGTATCCATGTATGAAATGTGAAATTGCATAAGAACTTATTTAAATAGTAATTCTAGAATCCAAAACTATGTATTGGAATGTAATGGAAGATATTGATGTGAGATTAAGAACATAtggcttgttttatttaaatgtcCCTATGAAGCCACAGTAAGATCTCTTAATAGGAATTTTACTCTAACTTACATTCTTCTAAAGTATATACACCCATGTAGTGTCCCTCCAGTAATCATCTCAATGGGACTCTGAAGCAGAGTATCTGAAGGCTGAATGATTTCACATAGAAAGTCACAATGTACCATAATTCCAGAATTTTCTACttattagtaatttttaaaaggccaCCCATGAgggaggtctggaaagatggctcaaatttgaaggcacttgcttgtctaAAAGACTATCCATAATATCCATAAAGGAGAAATGGATATTCCAAAATAAATAGCGAATTTGATAGATAGTAATATTCaaaataaagagaatttaatCCTATTAGATGTTCAAATAATCTCTGTATGCTTTAGgagaaaatctgttttcttttatgtaCAGAGAGTTCTGCCACTACAGCAAATAACTATCTGTCTCAGACAAGTCCCCTAGATGAGTTCTATGAGTTCAGCTCATGAATCATATATTTAAAACCAAATCTAATAACTATAAATTTAACAGAATTTTGACTATGAGCTTCTGCCAATccacataaataaaaagtgacCATTTTCAAAGTCAAAGATCAGGATTTCTAACAGCAGTACTTAAACTAAGTACCTTGTCCTATATGCAACAGAAAATTTCAGTTTGTTACCCTGATAAAATCTAAGTAGTTGTGATTGACACATGAAGGATGAATTCAATTATGATACCTGCTTACTTCTTAGATAGCATGAAATACTCTTCCAAGGATCCTGGGAGACTAGTTTGTAAACAGATGACTTAAAGAATAGGCAGGGAAGAGCATGACATTGCTTCTGGAAATAATTAGATCACTAATCACAGTGGCAATTAGCCACAGTCAATTACCTAATAccttaattttctttgaaaacagtACTCAAGATCACTAAATAACCTGTTTTGTTGAAAAAAGAGTCATAAATCAGAATATCCTAAGTATATGAGATGTATCAGAAGGAAGCATATACTTCATAAAATCAACTTTAAATGGCAGAGCCATCAAGGCAATGGGATAATATTTGGTTAACTATAAAATCAATAATATTCCATGAAAAACTCTTATTTAGAAATTTCAAAAGTAATATTAGCCTATGTAAAAATACATATCTACCTTCTCTAGAATAATTCATGTACTCTAATAATATCATCATTTTCTGTGTTTTGGACTCTCACTgtgaaaaattatgtttattttgttattttttttttcagttctgcgATTAGACAATGCACCAGAACCATATGATGTCAATTTAGGAGATTCTAGTTACTACAACCCAACTGTGAATGCCTCATCTATGGCAGAAGGTGGGGAATTTGGGCCTGACAGCATTCCAATGGGTGACATATCACCACATCGTACCTCGATGTAAGCTACGATTAAACGGCTCCAGAAGGCAGGTGCTCAACTACATCCTGGTCTTTTAACAAACTCATATTCCAAGAGATTATGCAACATCACTGCCACGTGGCTTGCTCAAGGAGACTGGCAAAAGCACAAGACTTGAAGCATAAGCACAGAAAGGATCGGTCATCCGAAAACTTGCTTTTTTAATCTTCAGCTGGGCTGAAGTGTGTGTTATATAACAACATAATTTGTATTTTGGTGTATTTGCTAGGAAATCTTTTCTGAAATCAGGTAACACTAAATGATAGCACTGTTTGATACTCTAATAATAATTCTCCAACAAagactgggaatcaaacctacattTCCCgcatcttattttttaagaaaaccaaTGGCATTAACTTCATTCACTCTTCCACCTACAGTTCATAGCCACAAAGTAAGATGACTGGGTTTTTGATGGAAAAGTTGGATGgtgatttattttctgtttgtttgcttgttttgttttatattgacAACGTCCACAATTTTACAGACAATAAAACCCTTtacaactccagtctccatcatatccccatcccctctcaatcagtctcttttattttgatgtcatcatcttttcctctctctcaaagttAGAATGACGGTATGGCCCAGTTCATGTTAAGTGAAAAATTAACACAAAGGAAATAAGAGCTTTGTGTTCTCTTACATTTCGCTTTTCTGCATCAGCACATCCATGGTCAGCCTCTTCAGTGACCAAGTTAACAATGACAGCATTCTGCAGGGTAGAGTAAGAAAACTGGCTCTACCCAGGCAACAGATAACCTTTCTAAAACAATTTAAAGTTTTAGGCAACTCGAATTTGTTTAAACTAATGGGTTGCCTTAAACACTCAATAAAAACAGTGCAAAAAGTCAGCCAAAGAAAATACTCATATATAATTTGTATGCTTCTAACTTTTTAGATAggaattattatatattaaatactaTTATTTAATCATACATGCAATAGATCCTGCATCTCTAAGGAGATGAAGCATAAGATACAATAATTATTAGAATTAACAAGCAAACTGATCATCACTTTTACAAGTAATAATGTGAGACAATTATCCTGGATTTTAGTATATTTCaatttgattttagtttttgcttttaaCATGAACAGTATACTCTTTCTAAACCTTAGGAATTACAGGACTATCAGGTGTTACATTCTTTACTAAGCGATGAGTGCATAAGGAGGGCAAGCAAGGCAAGTGCCAGTTTCTTAGAGATATTATTGTTGAAAGAGTATGTGTGTGGACGTGTGTAAGCACAGCGGTACGTTTTGAAAACCAGAGCTAGAAAATAAGTAATGAAAGAATATACTTACCCCATATTGCCATAAAGATAGCAAAGAAAACTGTTCCACCATTGTCAAACAAATATGTTACcttaacagaaaacaaacaaaattatttgttttacaaAGATTATCCTAAATCAGAAATTATGGCTTGCATTTAGTTACTATATTTTTCCCAGGTTCTATCACAATATCTTATAGTTTGTTAATGTATTAAAATGAAATCATTGCATGAGTCCTGAAATTATTTCATGTGATTTTATCCTGGATATGagataagaaaaatacaaaattttctccttctctctttcccttgatTCCCTTTGTACTCCACATTAATTTGTTTCTAGCTTTCTGACAAAGTATTTTGGGCCACAGATACAGCTACAAAATGCAAGATGTTAGATATTAAGGTAAAACATAATGAACAGAATATCCAGTTAGAAAAAGTTCCCAAAATGGGGAATTACAGAATGTAAAATTCTAGTCGTGATCTAGCATCTCCAGTGGATTGGCACTCAATTACTACCCCTAATCGTTTGTGTCTTTCCACGTGTGCCATAGGTCCCATCATGATTTGTATGCTCATGTTTTAAAAGTTTCACaaatcatttaaaacattttaaagtcagCCATTTCCTGAAGCTTGATGAAGAAAGTACAATTACACAATGTTCTTAAGTATAATTTTCAGattgatttttaataaaatttaaatttaatggaTCCAATATACTTTGCCTGTTTTCATTTGCAGAGTGCTATCCCTATAAACTAGTAAAATTAAATTGATATTGCAAGGCCACAAATGTTtatcatacacacaaatacaatagAAACTAAAGTAGACCTATATCCATCtacttctttttctcaatttttattaacattttccatgattataaaaaaatatatcccatggtaattccctccccctgccacactttctcctttgaaattccattctccatctatcccctcctcatctcaatcagtctctgttttattttgatctcatgatcttatcctcctcttatgatggtcttgtgtaggtagtgccaagatccttggtttcccactaggaatagatggtaagaccttattgctgaagactccacatatttgggctgcaaggtcactgaaaaattctgctggaactgagctgaaaacctcctccatgtaaccagctgacagaaagttggaaaaagccacacCATATGTAGctcaattggagagagagaaatcaacaatgaagacactccacagtggacactgtaagctttatatttggccaaccaggccaaatgagccaacaagtgcagtagtagcacgtctgttatgggggaactgtcctctaatttgactggaggatccctccatgggagggaatacatccctggtactgaaaacctacaacaggggtagtcatgagccctaggggtgtaatgtatgctgctgtctggctaaatgtatattctatgttcatcaaactgcccagtaagcacttctcttaatgttcatgcccttatattaatgttactctcacttttttgttagagaactttctcttttcagataggagtgaccttgggatgactcagaaggcatcatgggttgagaagaaatgacaggagtgctcatcactgcaatatctctaccacaccttccaaggcacagtaTCCACTGAGGaaaaggtagtggaaagaatgtaagagccaaagaaagggtaggactctttacagcatgctcctccagacacaaaatgacctggatatcgatgacctcacagcacctgacattacctacagaagaccatcataataggaggaaaagatgatgacatcaaagtgaaagagaaactgattgagagggggaggagatatgatggagagtgcagtttcaaaggggaaagtgtggggggagagggaattaccatggagtattgtttacaatcatggaagttgttaatttttttactttttgtttatttttatttatttgagagagacagagagagaaaaaaggagaaagagagagagaatgggtgcactagggcctccagccactgcaaaggaagtccagatgcatgcacccccttgtgcacctggctaacgtgggtcctaggaattgagccttgaaccggggtccttaggtttcacaggcaagcacttaactgctaagccatctcttcagcccagaagttgttaattttaaaaaataaaaaatatatatgaagtaaAAATGCTAGCATAACAAGATTTGGTAGTGTAATGTCAATACTTTTAAGTGGGTGCACAAAAATCACTatatcttaattaaaaatattttaattcccaCAATTTTAATGCTCAAAATGAGCACAGTCACAGAAGAAATATTAATGTACATAACtgtaatatatatatcataagaTAGGACCAATTTGTTCATGCAAACATAACTCTTAAATTATGAAGGAATATGTATATAtccattttcaataaaaaaaacagTAGAGTTTAGTTTCCTATTGATCTCAAGAAGTGTTGAATTCCAAAAGAAATTGAACTGAAAACTTGCTTTATCATCTGGTGAGGTAATAGGAATCTACACTGGTTGATGTATAACAAGATAGTTTATTTTATTACAATGAGAAGTTAAAATGATGGTTAACATATCAAGCAAGTACGTACATTTTATCTCACTAGGAGGATTTAAGACATTACATATTTCATCCAGGTAGAGCTTATTCTTTGTACTGTTTCAAAACCTCATACATTCTTCTGGAAATTAATTCCTTCACTTTCCTTGtacaagacagaaagagagaatgggtctctagccaatgtaaatgaattccaaatgtatgcactaccttgtgcatctaggttacaTGCGctatggagactcaaacctgggtccttgtccttcacaggcaagaaccttaaaggctaagccatctcttcaagccCTAAAtttgacttttgttgttgttggtggtggtggtgttttctaGCCTAagatggcctgaaattcactacgtaggctaaagctggcctgcaactcacatcaatcctccttaCTTCTGCCTGCCatgaactgggattaaaggcatgcaccaacacacccagccatGGGGAATTAAAGaataagttgagggctggagaggtggcttagcagttaagtgcttgcctgtgaagcctaaggaccccagttagaggctcaattccccagaactcacgttagccagatgcacaagagggcgcacgcatctggaattcctttgcagtggctggaggccctggtgcgcccattctctctctctatctctgcctctttctctctctgtctgtcgctctaaaataaataaaataacaaaaaaaaaataaaaaagaataagttaaTATCTAGGTTCCAAACCCAAATACATTAATTATTTTGGGGTTGGACTTGAAATCCTCATATAATTCTGGGAGGGAGTAATATGGGAATTttgtatatctattttatttcctctagcaagtaaaagtattttaatctcaaaatacaaatttagttctcagaaatgaaaataattgctcTCATAAAAAGAATCCAGACATTAATAGGTAGTTGATAGGTAATTACCCATACATTAGCAGGCTTGTTTATTAAAGGAGGCAACTTCATCTTCTGACTTTTCCATAATATTGACCAGAGAGATATCACAATAGGTTATCCATCGGATTTTTAAATGTCTTACTAAAGGGACAAAGtgctttgtttagtttttgtttagaCCCCTCAAGGGAAAAATCCATTGTCCCCTGCCAAGATGAACAAAGTCCTCTAGAGATGGACAGAGACAATTGATTCTGCCTTAAGAGTTAATCCAATGTACAGGGCTGGAGcaataactcagtggttaaaggtgtttgctcccAAAGCCTagaagcctggattcaattccccagtatccatgcaagccatatgcacaaagtagcacatgcatctggagttcatttgcagaggcaggagcactGTTGTGCctatcctccccacccccacctctctctgcttctctatcaaataaataaatattttttaaaaagagctaatCTAATGGAGCCTATCAATAACTCACCTCTAGTCAAGAGACCTTCCTTTAcctaaaaatatgataaaaagatGAGTCCAATAGTTTCCTTAAtaagacaatttctttttttttaaagaagtattttattttatttatttatttgaaagcgacagatacagagagaaaggcagatagagaaagagagagaatgggcgcaccagggcttccagccactgcaaacgaactccaggcgcgtgcacccccttgtgcatctggctaacatgggacctggggaaccgagcctcgaaccggggtccttaggcttcacaggcaagcgcttaaccgctaagccatctctccagcccaataagacaATTTCATGTACTTCCAACCTCAAGCCTTTTAAATGGCaaactttctctcttttctttgggAAGCATTTGATACTAAGAAAAATCTTAGCTCTGGGAGTAGACTGAGAAGGTGTACACTCACCTTAGCATAGATGCAGCTGTCATTGAGTCTCTGCAGTGAGCAATTCTTGTCACACAAAGGACACATGAACACTTCAGCAGCTTTGCAAATTTCTTggcttgagaaacaaaaaaagaaagacaatgaatCCCTCTCTTGACGCCTGCAGAAAACCCTGCTGGAAGCAGCTAAGAAAGAGGGGACCAGGGAAGAAACATTGAGGAGCAAATTGAACCCATTTTAGGATTGGcttcaatataaatattttagcaCATTATCATCAAaggttttgtttatgtttttaagttttcaaaattctgccaaaaccataataataataacaataatgataatgAATCACATTTCAATTTGTGTGAGTCTTTGGGAGCACCTTAAAATAAAGATACTTTTCCCAAACATAATGGCACACATATGTTGGGTTAGGTATACCAATGGGTACACTTGACTTCTGACTCCTCAAGTCTCATGATCACACAGTTTGTAATGCACACCACAGTACTTGGTGCAGGCTACTAGTACTGATTtatgtggtgatggtggtggtatgtgtgtgttgtgacaGTTGTAACAGTCTACTGTTATCATTACATAACATAATCTCTACCTAAATATATTTCCAATTAGGATGCAACTTTATGACATTTATCCCTTCCATTTTATGCTTACTGCCTCTTAGATACTTCAGCATCCAATGTATATGGCTTTGTGACAGAAGTAAAGAATCATTAGAAAATTTGGAAATGCCTGATATGTTTTGAGTATACAACCTATTTTGGGGTGATCTGTCACTTATAGCCATTCCCCACTTTGGATTTCCCCAGTAAATTGTCT
Above is a window of Jaculus jaculus isolate mJacJac1 chromosome 8, mJacJac1.mat.Y.cur, whole genome shotgun sequence DNA encoding:
- the Muc15 gene encoding mucin-15 codes for the protein MRHLTHLFSDARTPVTFQLPSVSTCEFWRSLLLKSLPKKSTMLTLAKIVLISILFLSLPFSSHEKENLGRNTTQSMAKEWKLVENMSIPLERKENVHSDNENRNDSNSKGTDSPLFDVSSLYEIINSTNNLPMDNSSEVPRLTSTFSTIPSLAHGFVSKLPLNSSLRDENLLPASKPPNSVHTISSENFTWSLDNGTMNDPDNSSPAISLFTPALNATAETPFTMEPTRWITTSSDNFADFTPYQEKTTLQPTTKFTNNSKLFPNTSDPPKESRSTGIVFGAILGAILGASLLSLVGYLLCGKRKTDSFSHRRLYDDRNEPVLRLDNAPEPYDVNLGDSSYYNPTVNASSMAEGGEFGPDSIPMGDISPHRTSM